In Rhinopithecus roxellana isolate Shanxi Qingling chromosome 16, ASM756505v1, whole genome shotgun sequence, a single genomic region encodes these proteins:
- the LOC115893863 gene encoding thymosin beta-10 has protein sequence MAHKLDLGEIASLDRVKLKATETQNNTLSTKETTEQKRSEIS, from the coding sequence ATGGCACACAAACTGGACCTGGGGGAAATTGCCAGCTTGGATAGGGTCAAGCTGAAGGCCACAGAGACGCAGAATAACACTCTGTCAACCAAAGAGACCACAGAGCAGAAAAGGAGTGAAATTTCCTGA